A genomic stretch from Engraulis encrasicolus isolate BLACKSEA-1 chromosome 12, IST_EnEncr_1.0, whole genome shotgun sequence includes:
- the LOC134460157 gene encoding E3 ubiquitin/ISG15 ligase TRIM25-like, with translation MEEAVGLLEEQDPCRCSICLDPLRDPATIPCGHSYCMKCISGFWDQKGEYSCPQCRETFTTRPVLKKNTTLADLVEKMKKISWSTATSPIPPAPAQCAEVGNVECDFCTETKLKAVKSCLVCLVSLCQTHIEPHNSIPALKNHKLVQASTHLQQKICSQHNKLIEVFCRVDQECICMLCSMDNHKGHDTVSAASERKEKEKQLGETKIQFLERIQKREKELQQIQESVSSYQRSAQEAEQQSEKIFTELLESIERRRSEVKELIRAQQKAAVRDAEDVLEKLEQELAELRRGHAQLEKLSVEEDHVNFLQSFQVLKSSVCKPSPSNNLSPHMSFEDLSKSLSVLKSEVEELCKQHMIMISGEVAGVEIVVPQEPNTREDFLKYFCELTLDPNTAHREISLSEGNKMATRGKAQTCPNHPDRFTEFVQVLCEQGFCRRVYWEVEVELKINSIVKIAVAYKSIKRGGQGYVSQFGNIGKNSWSVVCDVRGCRFWHNGKRNAIAVIPTSRIGVYVDHRAGTLSFYNVSDTMTLLHKVKTSFTEAIYPGFHVGVGTSIKLCSEVEDS, from the exons ATGGaggaagcagtaggcctactcgaaGAGCAAGACCCGTGTCGTTGTTCTATTTGTTTGGATCCGTTGAGGGATCCTGCCACCATTCCATGTGGTCACAGCTACTGCATGAAGTGCATCAGTGGTTTCTGGGACCAGAAGGGAGAGTACAGCTGCCCTCAATGCAGAGAGACGTTTACTACACGGCCTGTCCTGAAGAAAAACACCACTCTAGCTGATCTGGTGGAGAAAATGAAAAAGATCAGTTGGTCTACGGCTACCTCTCCTatccctcctgctcctgctcagtGTGCTGAAGTTGGGAATGTGGAGTGTGACTTCTGCACAGAGACCAAActgaaagctgtcaagtcctgtctggtgtgCCTGGTGtctctctgtcagacacacatCGAGCCTCACAACAGCATCCCTGCCTTGAAGAATCACAAACTGGTCCAGGCCTCCACACACCTACAGCAGAAGATCTGCTCTCAGCACAACAAGCTGATTGAGGTGTTTTGTCGTGTTGATCAGGAGTGTATCTGCATGCTGTGTAGTATGGATAACCACAAGGGTCACGATACAGTGTCAGCTGCATCAGAACGTAAGGAGAAAGAG AAACAGCTGGGGGAAACAAAAATACAATTTCTGGAGAGAATCCAGAAGAGGGAGAAGGAACTGCAGCAGATCCAGGAGTCTGTGTCATCTTACCAG CGTTCTGCCCAAGAAGCAGAGCAGCAGAGTGAGAAGATCTTCACTGAGCTGCTGGAGTCTATTGAGAGGAGACGCTCTGAGGTgaaagagctgatcagagctcagcagAAGGCAGCGGTGAGAGACGCTGAAGATGTTTTGGAGAaactggagcaggagctggctgagTTGAGGAGAGGACACGCTCAGTTGGAGAAGCTCTCGGTTGAGGAAGATCACGTCAATTTCCTCCAG AGTTTTCAAGTCCTGAAGTCCTCTGTATGCAAACCTTCCCCCAGCAACAATCTTAGTCCACACATGTCATTTGAGGACCTGAGTAAATCTCTGTCAGTTTTGAAGAGTGAAGTGGAAGAACTCTGCAAGCAGCATATGATAATGATATCCGGAGAAG tggCAGGTGTGGAGATCGTTGTGCCCCAGGAGCCAAACACCAGGGAGGACTTTTTAAAGT ACTTTTGTGAGCTGACGCTGGATCCAAACACGGCACACAGAGAGATCtctctgtctgaggggaacaagaTGGCGACGCGTGGAAAGGCCCAGACCTGCCCAAATCATCCAGATAGATTTACAGAATTTGTGCAGGTGTTGTGTGAACAGGGCTTTTGTAGGCGTGTTTactgggaggtggaggtggagctgaAGATTAACTCCATAGTTAAAATTGCTGTTGCATACAAAAGCATAAAGAGGGGAGGTCAAGGCTATGTGAGCCAATTTGGAAATATTGGAAAGAACTCCTGGTCTGTGGTGTGTGATGTTAGAGGATGTCGTTTCTGGCACAACGGAAAAAGAAATGCAATTGCCGTCATTCCCACAtctagaataggagtgtatgtggaccaCAGGGCAGGAACTTTGTCCTTCTACAATGTCTCTGACACAATGACCCTTCTCCACAAAGTGAAGACATCTTTCACTGAAGCTATTTACCCTGGCTTCCATGTGGGTGTTGGTACTTCCATAAAACTTTGCTCTGAAGTAGAAGATTCATGA